A region of Anoplopoma fimbria isolate UVic2021 breed Golden Eagle Sablefish chromosome 24, Afim_UVic_2022, whole genome shotgun sequence DNA encodes the following proteins:
- the alg8 gene encoding LOW QUALITY PROTEIN: probable dolichyl pyrophosphate Glc1Man9GlcNAc2 alpha-1,3-glucosyltransferase (The sequence of the model RefSeq protein was modified relative to this genomic sequence to represent the inferred CDS: inserted 1 base in 1 codon): protein MAAAQSWRWFPAVALGASLLKCLFMNAYHSTDFEVHRNWLAITHSLPVSRWYHENSSEWTLDYPPLFAWFEFGLSHVAQHFDRNMLVVENLNYVSPPTVLFQRLSVIFTDLVFIYAARECCRCVQEQKGSRDVLNRPSFVLAVLLLWNFGLLIVDHIHFQYNGFLFGFLLLSVAKHLQHRHLXGALLFSVLLNLKHIYLYVAPAYGVYLLRSYCFTQDHNDGSIRWRSFSPLRLVALGSIVASVCALSFGPFIAMGQLPQVLSRLFPFKRGLCHAYWAPNIWALYNMLDKSLATLGVRLKLLEEAELPRASMTGGLVQEFQHSVLPSVTPSVTLVCTLLSILPAVASIWRRPRGARGFLRCLLLCALGSFMFGWHVHEKAVLLAILPLSILAVESREDAGIFLVLTTTGHYSLFPLLFTPAELPIKVLLMLIFTIYSFTALRKLHSAQGSLLRPLESVYLLGLVAVATACEVVFPLSPWQQKLPFLPLLVTSVYCSVGVCHSFLRLYVSLLRQEEKHKQL, encoded by the exons ATGGCGGCGGCGCAGAGCTGGCGCTGGTTCCCGGCCGTCGCTCTGGGAGCTTCTCTGCTGAAATGCCTCTTTATGAACGCGTA tcattCCACAGACTTCGAGGTGCACAGGAACTGGTTGGCCATCACACACAGTCTGCCGGTGTCCAGGTGGTACCACGAG AACTCGTCGGAGTGGACTCTGGACTACCCGCCGCTGTTCGCCTGGTTCGAGTTCGGCCTGTCCCACGTGGCTCAGCACTTTGACAGAAACATGCTGGTGGTGGAGAACCTGAACTACGTCAGCCCGCCGACTGTGCTCTTCCAGAGGCTGTCGGTCATCTTCACTGACCTGGTTTTTATCTACGCTGCCAGAGA gtgctGCCGGTGCGTTCAGGAGCAGAAAGGCTCTCGGGACGTTTTGAACCGCCCGTCCTTCGTCCTGGCTGTTCTGCTGCTCTGGAACTTCGGCCTCCTCATCGTCGACC ACATTCATTTCCAGTATAACGGCTTCTTGTTTGGCTTCCTGCTGCTCTCGGTGGCAAAACACCTGCAG CATCGACACC CAGGGGCGCTGCTGTTCTCCGTGCTGCTCAACCTGAAGCACATCTACCTGTACGTGGCTCCGGCCTACGGAGTCTACCTGCTGAGGAGCTACTGCTTCACTCAGGACCACAAcg ACGGCTCCATCAGGTGGAGAAGTTTCAGTCCGCTCCGTCTGGTAGCTCTGGGCAGCATCGTGGCCTCCGTCTGCGCTCTGTCCTTCGGGCCCTTCATCGCCATG GGTCAGCTCCCTCAGGTGCTGTCCCGTCTCTTCCCCTTTAAGCGGGGCCTCTGTCATGCCTACTGGGCCCCCAACATCTGGGCGCTCTACAACATGCTGGACAAAAGCCTGGCGACGCTCG GTGTCCGTCtgaagctgctggaggaggcggagcttcCTCGAGCCTCCATGACGGGCGGTTTGGTTCAGGAGTTCCAGCACTCGGTCCTCCCCTCCGTCACTCCCTCCGTCACTCTCGTCTGCACTCTGCTCTCCATCCTG CCGGCGGTGGCGTCCATCTGGCGGCGTCCTCGCGGTGCTCGGGGTTTCCTGCGCTGCCTGCTGCTCTGCGCTCTGGGTTCCTTCATGTTCGGATGGCACGTCCACGAGAAGGCCGTCCTCCTCGCCATCCTGCCGCTCAG CATCCTGGCGGTCGAGAGCAGAGAGGATGCTGGGATATTCCTGGTTCTGACCACCACAGGTCACTACTCGCTGTTCCCGCTGCTCTTCACCCCCGCAG agctGCCCATCAAAGTGCTTCTGATGCTGATATTTACCATCTACTCTTTCACTGCTCTGAGGAAACTTCACAG CGCTCAGGGCTCTCTGCTCCGTCCTCTGGAGTCCGTCTACCTGCTGGGCCTCGTTGCCGTGGCGACCGCCTGCGAGGTGGTCTTCCCCCtgtcgccatggcaacagaaGCTGCCCTTCCTCCCCCTGCTGGTGACCTCGGTGTACTGCTCCGTGGGCGTCTGTCACTCCTTCCTGCGTCTGTACGTCAGTCTGCTGAGGCAGGAGGAGAAGCACAAGCAGCTGTGA
- the ccdc90b gene encoding coiled-coil domain-containing protein 90B, mitochondrial yields MNALLRRAGAGAWRGFHVSAPAATFDLRKVELTPLEQRKLTFDSHAMVTELESSGFEKRQADLIVSALVTLTTANIDIVYRDMVTKSHQEITVQQIMAHLDSIRKDMVILEKSDFANLRSENTKMKRELEQIHNRLKEESLKVRAETKLDINLQSSRIADVFSEQEKKLMEASTEFHHKKADLENYNMEINRKIDLQVASLKTVLESLKLETIRYLAATVFSCLAIALGVYRLWR; encoded by the exons ATGAACGCGCTGCTGCGGCGGGCCGGAGCCGGAGCGTGGAGAG gtttCCACGTGTCAGCTCCCGCGGCGACCTTTGACCTGAGGAAGGTTGAATTAACGCCTCTGGAGCAACGTAAACTCACCTTCGACTCCCACGCCATGGTGACGGAGCTCGAGAGCAGCG GTTTTGAGAAGCGTCAGGCGGATCTGATCGTTTCCGCTCTGGTTACCTTGACGACGGCCAACATTGACATCGTCTACAGAGACATGGTGACCAAATCACACCAG GAAATCACAGTGCAGCAGATCATGGCTCACCTGGACTCCATCAGGAAGGACATGGTGATTCTGGAGAAGAGCGACTTCGCCAACCTGAGATCTGAAAACACG AAAATGAAACGAGAGTTGGAGCAGATACACAACCGACTGAAG GAGGAGAGTCTGAAAGTCCGAGCTGAAACCAAACTGGACATCAACCTTCAGAGCAGCCGGATCGCTGACGTg ttttCTGAACAGGAGAAGAAGCTGATGGAGGCGAGCACAGAGTTCCATCACAAG AAAGCCGACCTGGAAAACTACAACATGGAGATCAACCGTAAGATCGACCTTCAGGTGGCGTCGCTCAAAACTGTCCTGGAGTCTCTCAAACTGGAGACGATCCGCTACCTGGCAG CGACGGTGTTCTCCTGCCTGGCCATCGCTCTGGGAGTCTACCGGCTCTGGAGGTGA